Part of the Flagellimonas eckloniae genome, ACTTGTTGCTTTCCAGCGACATAAGCCGAGAAGTCGGCCAAGGCGGCAGCGGCATTTCGGACAAAACCCACCATCTTGATTTCACTGTTGGCCTTTAGGATGTCCTTTAGCTCAGTATCGGTCATAGTGTCGTCATCCAGCACAACGAATAGGTTTCCGTTTGGCGAAAGCCTGAAAAACTCATCGATATGGTGGTGGGCCAAAATATCATTGGTATCATCGTAAGAAGCTGTTATTCCAACAGATTCAGCGTTTTCGACGGTAAGGAACTCCTTGGCGGTCTTGAGCGCAAGGCCAGTGGCAGCAACAGCGCCACCGATTATCAGTAAGCAAATACCATCATTTGTCGGGTTTGTACGACCAAGGCCACCTTGTAACCTATCAACCGTTGCGCCTTTAAATCCCATTTAAACAGTGTTTAAGAGTTAGATTTTAAATCATTGATGGCTTCGGCAATCTTGGCCTTTGTATCCAATTCCTTAAGGTCAATCTTAAGGTCTTCGGCCATTTTTTTCAGGTCGTCCAACTTCAATGCCTTTATGGCCTTATCGCTCAGAGGGAAGGTGATTTCATCCCCGGACTGGTCTACATTTGTGTTGGCCACTTCGAAAACCTTCAGGTCTTTAGAACCTTTATTGGTATTCTTGTGAAGGTCTGCACTGTTCTTATTGATGAACGCCTGTCCATCAGAGGACACATAGCATTTTTCAGCATTAGGGTGAGCCTTGAAAACTTCACTTGCTATTTTGTCCAATTTTTCTTTTTTCATCTTGATTTGAATTGTTTTGTTATTGCTTATTACCAAAAAGGCGTTTGAAAAAACCTCTTTTTTCAGGCACGGAATCCTTTGTTACGTTGGTCTGCGCCTTATTGTCAATCCGTGGTTCCACAGAGAAGTCTATAGTGCCGCCGTCCCGTGTCTTGAGTTTGTTTATCCTGGTTTCAAAACTGTTCTCAATCTTGGTGGTCTCCTGTTGTATTGCGCTCTGCACCATCCCTTCAAACTGTGACACGACCATTTTCGTGTTAAATATCAACATCACACCGATAAGGGCGATATAAATAGAGTTTTCCAATATATTCTTCAACCAGTTTGACATACGCTACGATATTCCAGCAATCTTGTTTTTGGGTATTGTTGTATACTAACCCTATTACCTTGGTTTCCGCCAAGTATAAAAATCAGGTCTTCGGTCTCCCTAATAAAGAACCCGGTGTGGCCCCTCCAATCATCAGGGCTTTTACGCCACAGGACAACAATGTCCCCCATCTCTGGGGCTTCGGTCTTGACACCCACCCTAAGCAAGCTGCGAGCGTTCAGCTTCCCGGAAACTTTATATCCGGCCTTAAGAAGCACCCAGTACACTAAAGCGGCGCACCATGCTGTTTCATCCTTCAGGTCTTTTCCGTCCCATCCAAGGTCATCGAAGTATTTTAAAACTTCGGGGTTATCTTCCTCACCAACGATCTCGCGGATTCCGAACTGGCTGAGCGCTATTTCAATAATCTTGCATTTCATGCCCTAGGGGTTGCAGGCCGCACCAGTTCTGATGAAGGGTGCTGGCCCGCCTTTTATGTTTTATTAAGGTGTCCCGGATACGATTGCACCCTGTCCCTTGGCCCTCAACGGGATTGCCAAAAAGTACAATCTGAAGCCTACGACCGTTTCACGGTTCTGTGGGTCATCATCCGATTTGGCCAAATATCTTTTAACAGAACCCCTTGCCTTTCCAGTAGTCTTGGTATGGAACAGCACTGAAGCTGAACTACCAGGGGTAACACTATCAAATGCTATCTTGTTCAGGGAACCATCATAGACAGGACTGTAGTTGCTTTCATAAATTTCGAAGCCATAGTAGTTTTTGGCTATCATACCATCTGTATGGTTCTGGTACTGTCTTTCCAAGGCCTTGTCCTCGATTAACAAATCGGCAACATGCTCCGAACTCAATACCAATATCCTTCCGGCCTTTGGAATCTTTAGGTCGTCCAAGGTCTTTTTGTAGTTGATAAGGTCTTGGCTTCTCAGTCTCAATCTTCCATTGCCGTCATCATCCCCGGTGGTCTCAATTATTGGGGTGTCCGCAGTGTTGGCGGATGGCGCCAATGAATGCAGCGCATGTTCCTCTGTCTTTTCCTCCAAGGTCTCACGGTGCTGTTCCTGTACGCTTCCAGCCTTGTCGTAAGGTAGTGCATAGACTTCATCATCAGTGATTCGGGTATTCTCCGTATCATACTTGTACAAGGAAATGGCAACACTATCGTCCGTTCTGCTACTAATGGGAATTGGATAGGTGTTATTGTTTATCAACACATCTGGGTCAGCCCCTATTTCTGTCAATTTTATGACATCGTTGTTCACCCATTTGTTCTTGGATGGGACACGCTCCAACCACGTGCCTTTGTGCCGGAAATGCTTTATTAGCTCTTTTTCCGCCATTTCGTTTAGGGCCACGGCCATTGCAACGGATACCTCTGGGGTATCGTGCGCATATGAGAATGTAGCCACTATGATGGCCAATACGGCCATGATGGTTCTAAGAATTGTTTTTGCTTTCATTTTTGGATTTGTTTTTTTCTTTTTTATGCACCTTTTGGGTCAAGTCGGACTTGGATTTGGGAACTATCTTGTCGTGGCCTTTGGCCTAGTCTTCTTTGTAAAATTCTTTATACAGTGCCTCAAACTTTTCAGGCTCCTTCTCATTCATCTCAATGAGCGCTTCGGGGTCTTTTTCCTGATAGTCTTTATAGGTCCATCCGCTTCGGTCTTTCCCTGAAGCAGTGGCACCACCATCATTCTTCTTGTTCAACTGGCCAGATACCGCCTCGATAGGCTTTGCGTTTTCAAGTATGGCCTCCAATTGCTCCAAATTGTTCTCTCCGATGGCTTCATAATTGCTGCGCATCGTAGCATCGATTTTCTTTTCCGTCTCGGCCTTGTCCAAAATGGCCTTGATTTTTTCGGCCTTTTCAGCCTTTTCCTTATTGTCGGCTGCATTCTGCAATGCCTCCACTTTA contains:
- a CDS encoding TIGR02594 family protein is translated as MKCKIIEIALSQFGIREIVGEEDNPEVLKYFDDLGWDGKDLKDETAWCAALVYWVLLKAGYKVSGKLNARSLLRVGVKTEAPEMGDIVVLWRKSPDDWRGHTGFFIRETEDLIFILGGNQGNRVSIQQYPKTRLLEYRSVCQTG